A single Candidatus Woesearchaeota archaeon DNA region contains:
- a CDS encoding putative metal-binding motif-containing protein: protein MKYNVLFGVLLSLLLVGTVSAVDIAYVVGDASILTSHEYSIKSILQNDMHFTVHLVDDDDLGALPQNDLLLIADSATDADVASLDVQGSPSLTMNGHFLYEQGWEQTPGFPNTYSGAYSTINRYFCPNHEIMTPYTMIYDIITTVQDPWGSYYNVMNIVVDDITGTRLANGDGGSDVVLGINTAPRRAFFGLQGAQYWNNNGRDVFIRTVNWILYGVSNSAPYLQPIADITVFEGELVTITALAADMENDPITYSINDSRFSQDDNIFTWQTQVGDNGVYSVTVGASDAYHTSSESVNINVIDIDNDNDGYDYTMDCDDNNASIYPGAPEIPYDGIDQDCDGAD from the coding sequence ATGAAATATAATGTACTATTCGGGGTATTGCTTAGTTTGCTGCTAGTCGGAACTGTTTCCGCAGTTGACATCGCTTATGTTGTCGGTGATGCATCCATCCTGACATCGCATGAGTACAGCATCAAGTCGATCCTTCAGAATGACATGCACTTCACAGTGCATCTTGTCGACGATGATGATCTGGGCGCATTGCCGCAGAATGACCTGCTCCTGATTGCAGACTCTGCGACAGACGCCGATGTGGCCTCTCTGGATGTGCAGGGCTCCCCTTCCCTCACCATGAACGGCCATTTCCTTTATGAGCAGGGTTGGGAACAGACCCCGGGATTCCCCAACACCTATTCTGGCGCTTATAGCACAATCAACAGGTATTTCTGCCCGAACCATGAGATAATGACACCCTACACAATGATCTACGACATCATCACAACTGTCCAGGACCCTTGGGGCAGCTATTACAATGTCATGAATATCGTTGTTGATGACATCACAGGCACAAGGCTTGCAAATGGCGACGGCGGCTCTGATGTGGTCCTCGGTATAAACACTGCACCAAGGAGGGCTTTCTTCGGCCTTCAGGGCGCCCAGTACTGGAACAACAATGGGAGGGATGTCTTCATCAGGACAGTCAACTGGATCCTGTATGGTGTCTCGAATTCAGCCCCTTATCTCCAGCCGATCGCTGATATCACAGTCTTTGAAGGCGAGCTTGTTACGATCACAGCACTGGCGGCTGATATGGAGAATGATCCCATAACTTATTCCATAAACGACAGCAGATTCTCACAGGATGATAACATCTTCACTTGGCAGACCCAGGTCGGGGACAATGGTGTATATTCTGTCACTGTTGGCGCTTCTGATGCCTATCATACATCAAGCGAATCAGTGAATATCAATGTCATTGACATAGATAATGACAATGACGGGTATGATTACACTATGGACTGCGATGACAATAATGCGAGCATCTATCCGGGAGCACCAGAGATCCCTTATGATGGTATCGATCAGGACTGCGATGGTGCAGAC
- a CDS encoding winged helix-turn-helix transcriptional regulator, translating into MNTAFFRALADDTRLQIVGFLMSGPKNAMQITSHVNKSQPNVSLALKELHNAGIILSEPKGRFRIFSLKDKQKIRKILELAR; encoded by the coding sequence ATGAACACTGCTTTTTTCAGGGCATTGGCAGATGATACCAGGTTGCAGATAGTCGGATTCCTGATGTCAGGCCCGAAGAATGCCATGCAGATAACTTCTCATGTCAATAAATCCCAGCCTAATGTCTCATTGGCTCTCAAGGAACTGCACAATGCAGGGATAATCCTCTCTGAACCAAAGGGAAGGTTCAGGATCTTCAGCCTGAAAGACAAGCAGAAGATAAGAAAGATATTGGAGCTGGCCAGATGA
- a CDS encoding DUF1610 domain-containing protein, producing MDKKVCLSCNTRITNEKGSTQFPCPKCGKYNIIRCTHCREIATRYTCPNCGFSGPN from the coding sequence ATGGATAAGAAAGTTTGCTTATCATGCAATACAAGGATTACGAATGAGAAAGGCAGCACTCAGTTCCCTTGCCCGAAATGCGGCAAGTATAATATCATTAGGTGTACGCATTGCAGGGAGATTGCGACAAGATACACCTGCCCGAATTGCGGTTTCTCAGGTCCTAATTAG
- a CDS encoding RNA 3'-terminal phosphate cyclase, translated as MIQIDGSYLEGGGQIVRTALALSTLTGKPFRITDIRKKRPKPGLKAQHLSCIEALRQLCNAQCDASLGDTEITYIPGKIRSGTINIDIGTAGSITLLLQSVLLPCCFAGKRIRLTIRGGTDVAWSMPVDYFRHVVLPFYQRFADIDFRVMERGFYPKGGGLVEIKIKPGSDIDSYSDFSEFRQALKGTAFDLEERGRLVKIKGISVASKDLLDSQVAERQARNAEQLLKRYEVPVSVQTQYAKSLSPGSVISLWAVFSRSEDDADPVQTHAVGSDCLGAPGKRSESVAKEAADKLIACIGSGDSLDEHSLDNIIPLMALCGGTASSFKISDHTKTNIYTAERFIDCRFSIDGNIVKVI; from the coding sequence ATGATCCAGATCGACGGTTCTTATCTTGAAGGCGGCGGCCAGATTGTCAGGACAGCTCTCGCTCTCTCCACTTTGACAGGCAAGCCTTTCAGGATAACAGATATCAGGAAGAAAAGGCCTAAACCGGGTCTTAAGGCTCAGCATCTCTCATGCATAGAGGCCCTCAGGCAGCTGTGCAATGCTCAATGCGATGCTTCTCTCGGTGATACTGAGATCACATATATCCCTGGCAAGATAAGGTCAGGCACCATCAATATTGATATAGGCACAGCCGGCTCCATCACCCTGCTTCTCCAGTCTGTGCTCCTGCCTTGCTGTTTTGCTGGCAAGAGGATAAGGCTGACTATCCGCGGAGGCACTGATGTCGCCTGGTCCATGCCTGTCGACTATTTCCGGCATGTGGTGCTCCCTTTTTATCAGAGGTTCGCTGATATTGATTTCAGGGTTATGGAGCGGGGCTTCTATCCTAAAGGCGGAGGCCTTGTCGAGATTAAGATTAAGCCTGGATCTGACATTGATTCATATTCTGATTTCAGTGAGTTCAGGCAAGCTCTCAAAGGGACTGCATTTGACCTTGAGGAAAGAGGCAGGCTTGTCAAGATAAAGGGCATCTCTGTCGCCTCAAAGGATCTGCTTGACTCCCAGGTGGCAGAGCGGCAGGCAAGGAATGCCGAGCAGTTGCTGAAGAGGTATGAGGTCCCTGTCTCTGTCCAGACCCAGTACGCGAAGTCCCTTTCCCCTGGTTCTGTCATCTCGCTCTGGGCTGTTTTCTCCAGATCAGAAGATGATGCAGATCCTGTCCAGACCCATGCTGTCGGCTCTGACTGCCTTGGAGCCCCTGGCAAGAGGTCTGAGTCAGTTGCAAAAGAGGCTGCTGATAAGCTGATTGCATGCATCGGCTCAGGGGATTCACTGGATGAGCATTCCTTGGATAATATCATACCCCTCATGGCATTGTGCGGCGGTACTGCAAGCTCTTTTAAAATCTCTGACCATACTAAGACAAATATTTATACCGCAGAGAGGTTCATCGATTGCAGATTCAGTATTGATGGCAATATTGTTAAGGTGATATGA
- a CDS encoding DUF460 domain-containing protein produces MKRLIAGIDPGTTTGYALLGLDGKPVDIDSSKKYDLKELLKAFTEKGKVILIGTDKKNLPSFVHKAGASLGAGLVWPREDLKISDKKELVKGMRYSDDHQRDALASAMFAHNQFKPLFDKVDHELRKRGREEISEDVKELMIKNDHMNIDAAVRSLEPAKEEKPNIKIAREDADVRTTRLREEMRALIQQNRVLRTENQRLRQEISDITKEKSRLEDRYFTKRDKSKSEMLKEDQIKKLSQIIDEKEKEKEAAKEETRDLSRLISDSELIPLKIMRNLGSKEYERKAKAIRINKDDMLFVEDVSITSQKTIDELRKKISLIVYMKGPNKHIPFLQLDSQGLDIIRTGHYAFADRKQLEKKKNTSQLLQNIIDLHRSHRR; encoded by the coding sequence ATGAAAAGACTCATTGCAGGGATAGATCCCGGCACAACAACAGGGTATGCGCTGCTCGGCCTGGACGGCAAGCCTGTCGACATCGATTCATCCAAGAAATATGACCTCAAAGAGCTGCTGAAAGCGTTCACTGAGAAAGGAAAAGTCATACTCATAGGGACAGACAAGAAGAACCTGCCGAGCTTTGTGCACAAGGCAGGAGCAAGCCTGGGAGCAGGTCTTGTCTGGCCCCGAGAGGACCTGAAGATTTCAGACAAGAAGGAGCTGGTCAAGGGCATGAGATATTCTGACGATCACCAGAGGGATGCACTGGCAAGCGCAATGTTCGCGCACAACCAGTTCAAGCCGCTGTTCGACAAGGTTGACCACGAGCTGAGAAAACGAGGCAGGGAAGAGATATCTGAGGATGTCAAGGAGCTGATGATCAAGAACGACCACATGAACATCGATGCAGCTGTCAGGTCTCTGGAGCCGGCAAAGGAGGAGAAGCCGAACATAAAGATAGCGAGGGAAGATGCTGATGTGAGGACAACAAGACTGCGTGAGGAGATGCGGGCGCTCATCCAGCAGAACAGGGTCCTCAGGACAGAGAACCAGAGGCTGAGGCAGGAGATATCTGACATAACAAAAGAGAAATCAAGGCTGGAGGACAGGTACTTCACAAAAAGGGACAAATCAAAATCAGAGATGCTGAAGGAAGACCAGATAAAGAAGCTCTCGCAAATCATCGACGAAAAGGAGAAAGAGAAAGAAGCTGCCAAGGAGGAGACAAGAGATCTTTCCAGGCTCATTTCAGACAGTGAACTCATACCCCTGAAAATAATGAGAAACCTCGGAAGCAAGGAATACGAGAGAAAGGCAAAGGCAATCAGGATAAACAAGGATGACATGCTTTTCGTCGAAGATGTGTCAATAACAAGCCAGAAAACCATCGATGAGCTGAGGAAGAAGATAAGCCTGATAGTATATATGAAGGGGCCCAACAAGCACATACCATTCCTGCAGCTGGATTCGCAGGGGCTCGACATCATACGGACAGGGCATTATGCATTTGCCGACAGGAAACAGCTCGAGAAGAAAAAGAACACATCACAGCTCCTGCAGAACATCATAGACCTGCACCGGAGTCACAGGAGATAG
- a CDS encoding elongation factor 1-beta, translating into MADVIVTVKIMPESPEVDLSKIQEQATKMISDFGGEVGKAEEQPIAFGLKALIIMFVMNESIGSTDRLEENIATIKGVNSVEVPDVRRAVG; encoded by the coding sequence ATGGCAGATGTGATTGTGACAGTCAAGATTATGCCTGAAAGTCCTGAAGTTGATCTCTCAAAGATCCAGGAGCAGGCTACTAAGATGATTTCTGATTTCGGCGGAGAGGTAGGTAAGGCTGAAGAGCAGCCGATCGCTTTCGGCCTGAAAGCCCTGATCATCATGTTTGTTATGAACGAGTCCATCGGTTCTACTGACAGGCTCGAAGAGAATATCGCGACCATCAAAGGCGTCAATTCAGTCGAAGTCCCTGATGTCAGAAGGGCGGTCGGTTAA
- the dut gene encoding dUTP diphosphatase, translated as MKLRINRLDKSLPLPSYAHSYDAAVDLYSSEEVIMKWGEKKIIPTAIKIAIPNNHVGLIWDRSGLAAKHSLHTLAGVIDSGYRGEVKVVLINLGKEEFKIEKGMRIAQMLVQPVVQCDIEETEDLDETSRGEGGFGSTGY; from the coding sequence ATGAAATTAAGGATTAATAGATTGGACAAGAGCTTACCATTGCCCAGTTATGCACACAGTTACGATGCTGCAGTGGACTTGTACTCCTCTGAGGAAGTGATTATGAAATGGGGAGAGAAGAAGATAATCCCCACTGCGATAAAAATTGCGATACCCAACAACCATGTCGGACTGATATGGGACAGGAGCGGGCTCGCAGCAAAGCATTCCCTGCATACGCTTGCCGGAGTCATCGATTCGGGATATCGCGGCGAGGTCAAAGTTGTTCTCATCAATCTCGGCAAGGAAGAATTCAAGATAGAGAAAGGCATGAGGATTGCGCAGATGCTTGTGCAGCCAGTCGTGCAGTGCGACATCGAAGAAACAGAAGATCTCGACGAGACCTCACGCGGAGAAGGCGGTTTCGGGAGCACGGGATATTAA
- a CDS encoding tRNA (guanine(10)-N(2))-dimethyltransferase yields MEQTEGEAKIIACQGKISKKMPVFYNPVMKLNRDIAILLLNSIDKEEMQMCDMMAGSGVRGVRFLLELKKGKIKRLDMNDSSPAACEQIKENLGLNNVSAPVSCKDANEFLLNSSGYDYIDVDPFGTPNPFLDSAAKRIARDGILAVTATDTAPLAGTYPKTCFRKYWGRPMRNEIMHEVALRLLIRKVQLIGAQFEKALVPILSYSSDHYYRVFFRCLKGKQKVDELMKEHKYLLYCTKCCQQKVSEHNIGFCCDKKMEYSGPMFVGKLWDKKLLKMMAKNCPDDRRLKWLVGMISSEIDTVGFYDVHAFCKKNGIRKIPRMELILQRLREEKARHSRTHLSEYGIRADMDSTGFSRILSSPE; encoded by the coding sequence ATGGAACAGACTGAGGGAGAAGCAAAGATAATAGCTTGTCAGGGCAAGATATCTAAGAAGATGCCAGTGTTCTATAATCCAGTGATGAAGCTGAACAGGGATATCGCCATACTACTGCTCAATTCGATCGACAAGGAAGAGATGCAGATGTGCGACATGATGGCAGGTTCAGGTGTGCGAGGGGTTAGGTTCTTGTTAGAGCTCAAGAAAGGAAAGATCAAGAGGCTTGACATGAATGACAGTTCTCCAGCTGCGTGCGAGCAGATCAAGGAAAACCTCGGTCTGAACAATGTCTCTGCTCCAGTGAGCTGCAAGGACGCAAACGAGTTCCTGCTCAATTCAAGCGGATATGATTATATCGATGTGGATCCGTTCGGAACACCCAACCCTTTCCTTGACTCTGCTGCCAAGAGGATAGCCCGCGACGGGATACTCGCAGTGACTGCAACAGACACAGCACCGCTCGCAGGCACATATCCCAAGACATGCTTCAGGAAATATTGGGGAAGACCAATGAGGAATGAGATAATGCATGAGGTTGCGCTCAGGCTGCTGATAAGGAAAGTGCAGCTCATCGGAGCGCAGTTCGAGAAGGCCTTGGTGCCGATACTATCCTATTCATCAGACCATTATTACAGGGTGTTCTTCAGGTGCCTGAAGGGAAAGCAGAAAGTGGATGAGCTCATGAAAGAGCATAAGTATCTCTTATACTGCACAAAATGCTGCCAGCAGAAAGTATCTGAACATAACATCGGATTCTGCTGCGACAAGAAGATGGAATACTCAGGGCCCATGTTTGTCGGCAAGCTTTGGGACAAGAAGCTTCTGAAGATGATGGCCAAGAACTGCCCTGATGACAGGAGACTGAAATGGCTGGTCGGGATGATATCCTCTGAAATCGACACAGTCGGATTCTATGATGTGCATGCATTCTGCAAGAAGAACGGGATCCGGAAGATACCACGGATGGAATTGATATTGCAGAGACTCAGGGAAGAAAAGGCCAGGCATTCAAGGACACACCTCTCAGAATATGGCATAAGGGCAGACATGGACAGCACCGGATTCTCCAGAATATTATCCTCTCCAGAATAA